A genome region from Arachidicoccus soli includes the following:
- the proB gene encoding glutamate 5-kinase, which yields MQKQVIVIKLGTASITDEKGIIKKSVIKKVAASIADLSKSYNVVLVSSGAVGSGKAFIQHYKGTLSERKAAAAIGNPILIQLYQKCFAAYEIPVAQALCERHHFSNRSQFLQLKETFEAFWNNGIVPVVNENDLVSNVELKFSDNDELATLIAIGFNAQQLIICTSVGGFLNDKKEIIPVIGKIDSTVMGYVKTEKSSLGLGGMVSKLTFARLAVSLGIQVIICGLSGNNPFVDALAGNNGSIFTAHQSNLKARQKWLASGSITLGSITVDKGAVKALEQRRSLLTVGVTNVQGKFTSGEVVQIMNEEDKIIGVAKVKIAAEPLRQSLLIKHVMAAHADDIVLF from the coding sequence ATGCAAAAACAGGTTATTGTCATCAAGCTGGGTACCGCATCCATAACAGACGAAAAAGGTATTATAAAGAAGTCGGTTATTAAAAAGGTAGCGGCATCTATTGCTGACCTTTCAAAATCATATAATGTGGTATTGGTGAGTAGTGGCGCGGTGGGTAGCGGCAAAGCGTTTATTCAACATTATAAAGGAACATTAAGCGAAAGAAAGGCTGCTGCGGCCATTGGCAATCCTATTTTAATACAACTGTATCAAAAATGTTTTGCTGCATATGAAATCCCGGTGGCGCAGGCTCTTTGCGAACGCCATCATTTTAGTAATCGCTCACAGTTTCTACAATTAAAAGAGACCTTTGAGGCTTTTTGGAACAATGGCATCGTCCCGGTTGTAAATGAAAACGACCTTGTAAGTAATGTTGAATTAAAATTTTCAGACAATGATGAACTGGCTACATTGATAGCCATCGGCTTCAACGCGCAGCAACTCATTATCTGTACATCGGTAGGCGGCTTTCTCAATGATAAAAAAGAAATTATCCCTGTTATCGGGAAAATCGACAGCACAGTCATGGGTTATGTAAAAACGGAAAAAAGTAGCCTTGGCCTTGGTGGAATGGTTTCTAAACTCACTTTTGCCAGACTAGCCGTATCACTGGGTATTCAGGTAATTATCTGCGGATTGTCGGGCAATAATCCATTTGTAGATGCGCTTGCAGGAAACAATGGGAGTATTTTTACTGCACATCAAAGTAATTTAAAAGCAAGACAAAAATGGCTCGCAAGTGGCAGTATCACGCTTGGAAGCATTACTGTAGATAAAGGAGCAGTGAAAGCTTTGGAACAGCGTCGCAGTTTATTAACAGTTGGTGTTACAAATGTTCAGGGTAAATTTACATCCGGAGAAGTCGTACAGATTATGAATGAAGAAGATAAAATTATCGGAGTAGCAAAGGTAAAGATTGCCGCTGAACCGCTACGCCAAAGCCTGCTTATAAAACATGTGATGGCGGCACATGCAGATGATATTGTGCTTTTTTAA